The nucleotide window GGGCTTCGACGACGGCGCGGTCTTGTTCGCGCGAAATGTAGCGCTCGGTCGTGAAAATGCGGGTGAAGCCTTGCATGTGGATGGTGGACACGGCGTAGCTCATGACCTCCAACACTTCAGCCTGTTTGGTGATGTCTTCGGGCAGCAGTCCGGCCTTGGGGTGGGCCAGGGCCAGCCACCAGGCGATGGCCTGAAATTCCGACAGCACCGTGCCGTCGTCCAGCACCAGTGCGGGGATCGTGCCTTTGGGGTTTACGGCCAAGTATTCCGGCGTATTCTGATCGCCTGCGGGCAGGCTCAAAACGTGGGCGCTGAAGAGTAAATCCAGTTCTTCGAGCAAAATATGAATGCCCGTCGAACACGATCCCGGTGTCATGTAGAAATCCATCATGGGTGAGGTGCTCCGCTGTTGTCTGTGGGGATGAGAAGCAAGGGCGATGCCACTTCAAATCTATGGAAAACCGGGGAAAACCGGGCGTTTGACGGTTGCGGACTTGTCACCAATGTCACAAGTGTGTGTTAAGTGACAGGACGGCCCGCCCAAAATCGCTATATTCTGGTCAAAATCTCTGGTGCGGGAATTGCTTGAGGATTTGAAAGTTTCATCAGCCGGGAAACACCATGATCAAAACCGTTCGCCACTACCACCAAATCACCAAGCACACGACCGAGGCCTATGCGCCGTCGCCGGGGTTTTTGGATTGGGACAGCCAGCCCGATCCGTTCCGCCGCTTTGTGGGGGCTGAACGCATCAAACTGCCTTTGGTGTCGGGTGAGGACTTGGCCGATTATGATCAGCTGTACCAATCGGGCGCCGCGCCCAGCCAGCCGTTTGATGTAAACGGCCTGGGTTTGTTTTTGGAACTGGCGCTGGGTTTAA belongs to Magnetovibrio sp. PR-2 and includes:
- a CDS encoding glutathione S-transferase family protein; amino-acid sequence: MMDFYMTPGSCSTGIHILLEELDLLFSAHVLSLPAGDQNTPEYLAVNPKGTIPALVLDDGTVLSEFQAIAWWLALAHPKAGLLPEDITKQAEVLEVMSYAVSTIHMQGFTRIFTTERYISREQDRAVVEAQGRQLIAKGFNIVAQKLEQSPSGYVTDAFSIADAALFYVEFWATRTDIKLPDACQKHFDKMCTRPVVQRVLMEEGYRLS